In Danio rerio strain Tuebingen ecotype United States chromosome 18, GRCz12tu, whole genome shotgun sequence, the genomic window aattaattataatataataattatttcttGAACTAATTTTCAACAAAAACGAAATTTTTGAACCAGAAactacaaagattttttttttttttacagaaatcatTAATAGATGTCAATAATTTTCAACTAAAATCTTTAAGCAAGGTTAATTTTCAACTAAATACTCAAACAACTTGTAATGTTCAACAAAAGTCATTACTAAGACATCAaccaaaagaaaaaagtaaaacatgAGTAATTTTCTACCAAAGTGAAAGTCTCTTGTTGCAGTAATTAATGAAATGCTGACTGCTAATGAAAAATGTCAAACCGAGAGCAGATGTGTCTGATTACTCGGCTGTTTGCCACCTCAGTCTGTGAGTATGATTATGCTCTGTGGGAGTGTTTACTGTGGTAATTATCAGACTTACCCACGATTGTGACCATCCAGACCAGCACATAAGTGAATGCAGAAATCCAGACGGCGGACATCAGGAAGGTCAGCATGTAGAAGTTCTTCCAGAAGGGTCTCCTGCAGTCGGGAACGCTCACAAACAGCAGAGTGCTGACCGGAAGAGACAAAACCCACAGGATTCGCTTCAGATCGTGATCCGGCATGGAGAACACACTCTTGTgctctgaaaaacacacacacacacactcacactcaaattacaagaaaaaaagtaaaacagtaaataaataaaacatttgcaagGCATGAACTAAAATACAAGAAGATAGCCAAAATTGTAAGACGTAAACTCGAACCATAGGAAAAGTCAAAATTACAACATATAaagtctaaataataaaaaatctaggGTCTTTTCAAATCAAAGAAATACTAGAAAAGTAAAAATTGCGGGACGTAAAagtcaaaatacaaaaaaatataaatcgtgagatgtaaaaattttaataataaaaaagtcaaaatcGCAAGACATAAAAGTCAAAATACAAGAAAAGCCAAAATCGCGAGacataaaaatctaaatactagAAGTCAAATTCGCGAGAGGTAAAATTCAAAATACAAGAATAGTTAAAATCGCAAGACGTACAAATCGTAAGacgtaaaatacaaaaaaatagtcAAAATTATAAGACGTAAAACTGAAACTATAAGAAAAGTCAAAAATGCAAACCGTAAGGACTAAATTCTAGAAAAATCTAAATCGTGAGACATGAAAATCTAAATACTAGACAAAGTCAAAATTGCAAAacacaaaaatctaaatacaaGCAAAGTCAAAAAAGtgagacaaaaaaatctaagtacaAGAAAAGTCAAAATCGTGAGatgtaaaaattaaatactaaaaaaGTCAAAATAGCGAGACATAAAAGTCAAAATACAAGAAAAATCAAAATCGTAAGacataaaaatctaaatactacAAAAGTCAAAATTGCGAGctgcaaaaatctaaatattagaaAAGTCAAAATCACGAGACGTATAAATCTAAATACAAGAATTCAAAATCGTGAGCTGtgaaagtcaaaataaaacaaaagtcaaaatatCGAGACATTAAAGTCAAAATACAAGAAAAGTcaaaattgtgagatgtaaaaatttaaatactaAAAAAGTCCAAATTGAGAGACGTAAAAGTCTAAATTCTAGAAAATAGACAACATTGCAAGACGTAAAATACAAGAAAATAGTAAAGATGTAAAACTCAAACTATAAGTCAAAATTGCAAAACATAAAGACTAAGTACTAGAAAAATCTAAATCGTGAGacataaaaatctaaatactagAAAAGTCAAAATTGCGAGAGATAAAAGtcaaaatacaagaaaaaaaagtcaaagtagTGAGacgtaaaaatgtaaatacaagaAAAGGCAAAATCGCGACACGtaaaagttaaaatacaaaaaaagttgaAATCGTGAGACGCAAAaagttttaaattgtattataactatttgcattaattaatgcatttacagtatttattgttATATGCAGGAGAAATTTTGCTTCTCAAAGTGTTTTTAAGAATAGTTATTGTACATACCGTCGCTGATTTCGTTGAGTCCGTGCAGGCTGAGCGATAGATGTGAATATCCAGAATCATCCTGGAATATTCCGCTGTCATTTCTGGAACGGCGCTGGACCCGCAGGCTGCTGTCGTCACTCCAGCCCACTAGAGGCTGCTGCTCGCCTGAGTCACGATCGCGAGGTTTCAGACACCAGCAGCATGGACTGAAGCGCTGCATCACGTACTCGCTGATCTTCAGATCGAAACACAGTACAGCTACATACACACCGTACACCAGCAGGAGACACGCGCCATcatacctgcacacacacatggaGAGATTACACTTTTCAGAGATGATAAACTATTCGAACTATTAAAAAGTACAATTATTCACGTTTTTTAAGTGTTCAGCTTATTAGAATGTCTACAAACTCATAAAACTGATCTAAGAAAAAacgaacatatttaaaaataaaaaaacatttaaataataaaaaaccgtcaaaattgtgaaaattacaaatttcaaaaaacataaaaattgttACATTCATAAAAACGTACATTTtgtgaaaattaaataatgaaattcaaAAAACATCAAAAGATTGTGAAGATTCAATAGTTCCAGAAAACATCACAACTGTGAAAAgcgaataataaaaaaaatgtcaaaattacgTAAATTCTAAATTCCAAAAAACAAGAAATTATGAAAAGCAACTCAGAAAttccaaaaaaagtaaaaactttgaaaattaaaaataaaaaaaatgtaaaaattgtaattatgaaaattcaaaattaaaatataaaacgtcaaaattgtaaaaattcttcaaactttaattttgtgaaaagtaaattaaagaatgtaaaaaatgtcaaaattgtgaacatttgtaaaaatttaaattttgtaaaaagtaaattaaataagtaaaaaatttagataattgaaaaaaaacatacattttgtaaaaaatatataaaacaataaaaaaacaaaaattgtgaaaattcttaaaaatgtaaattgaaaaaaaaagtaaatgaaaaaaattcaaaaacgtcaaaatgtagaatttttttaaaaaacatgaattttgtgaaaagtgaataaaaaaaaaaaaaaaacgtcgaAAAAACGTAAATtttgtaaaaagtaaataaaatgttttaaaaacggcagaatttagaaataaaaaaacgtAAATTTTGTGGGAAAAAAAACGTCAAAACtgtgaaaagtaaataaaaatttcaaaaattgtaaaaataaaaaacaatgtcagaACTGAAAAACTAATTTGAAATCCAAAAATGAAAGGTCTAAATAGTGAAAAGTAAATCAGAAATGTTGACAGTCATTACTGTGAGATACAAAGTATTCAGAGAATAAAGTGAGGAGTGATGGGAGGCTCACCAGTAAACTCTGTTATCTGAGATGATGGCGATGACGGCGGCGACACTGATGGAGTACGCAACACAATCTCTGAACAACGGCCAGCAGCTCAGACGACcaacctaacacacacacacacacagatcagcaTAAACATCATGTCAGATCAGcataaacaaacatgtgtgtgtgtgtgtgtgtagtcacgcACTGCAGAGGACAGCAGGCCGCACGCTGCACAGATGCACAGCAGGTTATAGACAGCAGAACCCATGATGGTGCTGACGCCGATGTCGCCCTTCGtcacaaacacacctgagcaagaacaacacacacacatgctcaaaatCCTCAGTCTGAAACAAATGATCAACAGTAACAGTGCAGGTGTTTCTGAAGCAGGGACACCGCTGCAGCTCCAGCTTTCCTCCATAATAAATGAACAGACGACACAAACACATTAgagatttaatgaattatttttacattCAGTTTTTAGATCTTTTAATGGTGCTGTGATGGATGTTCTAAAGCGTGAAACACCATCATACgtctgcagatatttcagaatcaCGCTAAATGAGCGCATGTTTATCTGAGACACAGTGCTGAGGTCAGTTCCTCTGCTTTGAGAATGCGCCGTCTGTgtcagaatgtctgtctttgcTTTGATCTGTaactccgcccactgccagtGTAACCCATTATATTTCAGCATCCCTGTATGCCTTGGTGACAAACAGcacatttaatttcagtcatgaaggctctcagtGCATGATTGTGAACTCTGGAAGACAGCAGCAGCCTCAGAATACACATGAGGGGCTTTTTCATTAGCAAATAATAGTAATACGGATATTAAAAATGCTGTTTACAGTGTAAGGCTTGATCAGGCACACTTTGTGttgttaatctggcaacctgtgtgtGCGTggcctgtgaaaaaaaaaaccctcctaTATTTTGAATTGGGACTGCAATACTTAGTTTGTCCACTAGTTCAGTcctgcatactgcacctttaaatatgtaACCAGTGCTGCAGTAAAAGTAGGCGACACTGACGGATCTCTGCACTGAGATGTTAAATATTTTCTCTCATATATCTACCCGATAGTTCTGTAGTCCTCAACATATAAGCAAGATCAGtgttaaatgtaattgtttaCCCAGAAATGCAGTGACGAGCTCTGGAGCCGAACTCCCCGCAGCCATAAACGTGGCTCCAGCAACATCCTGCGAGAGACCAAGACCTGAaacccacacgcacacacaaacatgttgGTTTTAGtaatttatgaggactctccataagCATAATGTACTTAATACCATAAAAACATGCATTATATGGCGCTTCGCTTAACTCGTCCCTCACAGAAAACCTGTGGTCAACGTTCAGTGTGACAAATACccattaaatagttttaattgaCAAGGGCATCCAGCATGTCCTCATaaagagtttctgcaggtttcaccatgTCATATTAGTCAAAGAACACCAAGAAAAACTGCACAAACAGACTAAACCTGCTTACGCTCGCTGATGACCTCCAGAGATGGCAGAAAATATTCATCACACACGATGGAGACGGACAGCAGCATGTAGAAGATGATCATGAAGTAAATCAGGATTCCTCCATCTTTCCTCTCCTGCACCGTGAAGAATCCTTCAGGAAACTCAGACGACTGTGGCTGCACACACTCACTCGCattctctacacacacacacacacacacacacacacacacacacacacacacacacacacacacacacacacacacacacacacacacacacacacacacacacacacacacacacacacacacacacacaaatcatttCAGAACTGCAGGTATATTGTATAATACACAatgagttgacagtaacagagttaaaAGTAACGATTATAAAGTTGACAGTAATAGAGTTGACTATAGCAGACTTAAAAGTATCAGAGTTGATGAcgagagttgacgataacagagctgacaataacagtaaaaaaaagtatCAGAGTTGATGTtaaagttgacagtaacagagttgacaataattgAGTTGACGATAATTGAGTTGACgagaacagtaaaaaaaaagtatcagaGTTGACGTTAAAGTTGAtggtaacaaagttgacgataacagagttgaaagtATCAGAGTTGATGTTAaatttgacagtaacagagttgacaataattgAGTTGACGATAAttgagctgacgataacagagttaaaAGTATCAGAGTTGACGtaaagttgacggtaacagagttgacgacaacAGAGTTGAAAGTATCAGAGTTTACATAAAGTTGACGgcaacagagttgacagtatcaGAGTTGATGTtaaagttgacagtaacagagttgacaataattgAGTTGACGATAAttgagctgacgataacagagttaaaAGTATCAGAGTTGACGtaaagttgacggtaacagagttgacgacaacAGAGTTGAAAGTATCAGAGTTTACATAAAGTTGACGgcaacagagttgacagtatcaGAGTTGATGTtaaagttgacagtaacagagttgacaataatttAGTTGACGATAAtcgagttgacgataacagagttgacagtatcaGGTTTGATGTtacagttgacagtaacagagttgaaagTATCAGAGTTGACGTAAGGGTgccgataacagagttgacagtaacagagttgaccgtAACAGAGTTGAAAGTATCAGAGTTGAAAGTATCAGAGTTGACGTAAAGTTGACGACAACAGAGTTGACAGGATCAGAGTTGATGTtaaagttgacagtaacagagttgaaagTATCAGAGTTGACGtaaagttgatgataacagagttgacgacaacAGAGTTGACCGTAACAAAGTTGAAAGTTTCAGAGTTCATGtaaagttgacagtaacagagttgacgacaatAGAGTTGACAGTATCAGAGTTGATATtaaagttgacagtaacagagttgacaatattTGAGTTGACGATAattgagttgacgataacagagttgaaagtATCAGAGTTGATGtacagttgacagtaacagagttgacgacaacagagttgacagtatcaGAGTTGATGTtaaagttgacagtaacagagttgaaagTATCAGAGTTGACGTTAAAGttaacgataacagagttgaaagtATCAGAGTTGACCAAAACAGAGTTGAAAGTATCAGAGTTGAGGtaaagttgatgataacagagttgacgacaacAGAGTTGACCGTAACAAAGTTGAAAGTTTCAGAGTTGATGtaaagttgacagtaacagagttgacgacaacAGAGTTGACAGGATCAGAATTGATATtaaagttgacagtaacagagttgtcAATAATTGAGTTGACGATAAtcgagttgacgataacagagttgaaagtATCAGAGTTGATGtacagttgacagtaacagagttgacattaagAGAGTTGAAAGTATCAGACATGatgttaacagagttgacggtaacaaagttgataacagagctgacgatacgAATTGATGATAAGAGTTGACAATAGTTTGAgtagacagtaacagagttgacaaaaatCTAGAAGATGCTATATAATCCCACATTTTTTCATAAAGTCAAACAGAATCCCATTCAGTCtgttcacatttaatatattttaacaagcACGTTAACAGAAAATGGTAATGAACATTTTATACCTCAATATCttcaactattccagcgtatgttttacactgtggatgcccttccagctgcaacccagtactgggaatcgcccatacacacacactcatacattatggccagtgtagttgatcagtttccctatagcgcatgtgtttggactgtgggagaaactggggcacccggaggaaacccacaccaacacagggagaacatgcaaactccacacagaaacaccaactgacccagccgagactcaaatcagcgaccttctgcTATGAGGCtgcagagctaaccactgagccactgtactGTGTGTGTTCTAAACCCTTATACTGCTTAATCACATGTGCTGAAATCTTCTCCTCTCCTGTTTTCTGGTTTTTTGACTTTGAATCAATTTGAGTGGATCGACTCTTTACGAACAAATCTCgaaatgaatcaaactgaatGACTTTCTTACCGAGGTCTCGGCGGACGCGAGCAGAACTCGAACCCTGGAAACTCAGTCCAGCGCAGAAGACGAGATGAACGATGGCGAAGATGAGCAGAAGAAGAGCGATGATGGAGAGCAGAACATCTCTACGCTTCCTCCGCTGGAGAAACACGTCTGTCCTCATCATTCAGCAGAACACAGATGacggagaacacacacacacacacacaccgccgcGGCTTActgagagagagagggtgtgtgtgtgggagaaagacagagagaatatgtgtgtgtgtgtgtgtgtgtgtgtgagagagagagtgtgagaaaaagtcgctgtgtgtgtgtgagagagagagtgtgtgtttaagggagagagtgagagaaagagagagagaaagagtgtgtgtgcgtgtgtgtgcatgtgtgtgaaagaCAGAGAAAGTGTgtatgtatcagtgtgtgtgtgtgtgttatatgtttggttgtctttatgtgtgtgtgtgtgtgtgtgtgtgtgtgtgtatgtgtgtgttatgtgcgtgtgttatataattggttgtgtgtgtgtgcacgtgtgtgtgttagtatatttgtgtgtgcatatgtaagtatgtgtgtttgtgttttagtaTAGGTGtgtatgtctatgtgtgtgtgtgaaagacaaAGAGAAAGTGTTTATGTGTCAAAGTGCgagtgtgcaagagtgtgtgtgttaatttgtgTGAGAAAGTGTGcgaaaataaatatgtatgtttaagagtgtgtgtgtgtgtgtgtgtgtgtgtgtgtgtgtgtgtgtgctggtcacGGGACTCGTTATTCTGCAAGATTGaacgtgtgtatatgtgtgagaaagagaatgtgtgtgtgtgtgtgagagagagagagagaaaatgggTGTGCgattttgtataagtgtgtgtatgtgtatgtatgtatgtgtgtgtgagtgtgtgtgttagactaaatgagtgtgtgtgtgcgtctgtatgTGTTAGTGAGTTTGTTAGTGTTATATGTTTggttgtctatgtgtgtgtgtgtgtgtgtgtgtgtgtgtgtgcgtgtgtaactGTATCTGTGCTTGTGAGTGTGTTAGTATATGTGcttatgtctatgtgtgtgtaagtgtgcatgtgtgtgtgtgtatgcatgtggtgTATGTGAGTTTttgttagtatatatatatatatatatatatatatatatatatatatatatatatatatatatgtgtgtgtgtgtgtgtgtgtgtgtgtgtgtgagtgagtgcctGTGCCTTTTTGagcgtgcgtgagtgtgtgtgtgggtgtatgtattaaagtgtgtgtgtgtgaaagagtgtctGTGTTAAAGTTTGTGAGAGAAAGTGTgtcaaaataaatgtgtgtgtgttgctcacaAGACTCATTATTCTGCAAGATtgagcatgtgtgcatgtgtgtgtgtgtgtgatcttgtataagtgtgtgttagtatatatgtatgtgtgtttgtatgtgtgtgtgtgagtttgtattagtatatatgcatgtgtgtgtgagtgagtgcctGGGtaagtgcctgtgtgtgtgtgtgtgtgtgtgtgtgtgtgtgtgtgtgtgtgtgtgtgtgtgtgtatgtgtgcgtgagaGAAAGAAAGTGTgtatgtatcagtgtgtgtgaaagtgtctgAGTTACagtgtgtgaaaaagtgtgtcAAAATaaatgtctatgtgtgtgtatgtgcaagtgtttatgagtgtgtgtgtgtgtgtgtgtgtgtgtgtgtgttggtcacGGGACTCGTTATTCTGCAAGATCgagcatgtgtgtatatatatgtgtgtgtgtgtgtgtgtgtgtgatagtgagtttgttagtatgtttggttgtctgtgtgtgtgtgtgtgtgtgtgtgtgttagtatacagtttatgtgtgtgaatgtgtgtgtgtgtatgtgttagtgagTTTGTTAGTGTTATATGTTtgattatctgtgtgtgtgtgtgtgttagtatgtttgtgtgtaagtgtgtgtgtatgcatatggtGTTTgttagtatatatgtgtgtgtgtgtgttagtatgtttgtgtgtaagtgtgtgtgtatgcatatggtGTTTgttagtatatatgtgtgtgtgtgtgttagtatgtttgtgtgtaagtgtgtgtgtatgcatatggtGTTTgttagtatatatgtgtgtgtgtgtgtgtgtttgttggtatatttatgtgtgtgtgtgtgtgtgtgtgtgtgtgtgtgtgtgtgtgtgtgtgtgtgtgtgtggtcatgggACTGTGTGTGATCATTGAGCATGACTGCCCCTCAGGTCTGAAACTCTCCAACAAAAGCAAATGTTATCCCACAGCATTACGAGCCCCTTAAGCACATCATTGCACACTTTTCCGCACATTAGAGCTGGTTTGCTGCGGTGACTCCAGCATTTCTTCATTCAGACGGCAGCAGAGACTCACTGTGACACAACACAACTCTGCTTTATAGAGATCATCACAGTCAGAGTCAATATGAAGACATCAACACTAACTCCATCATATAAACACACGAGAGCTCGCTATAACTAGGGCCACAGAATTctggtaaaagtctgcggatttctccAGAATTTTGGCAGCATCAgaactaaaatcttaatatatgaaataaaaataatctctttttaacttttattaaatgtttaaaatgcaaatccaattagattcactttattctGTAAATATAGCAAGATTGTCATATAGTATGTacagtaaaagacagaaaacatgactttacaaactgcattgttcATTAATCAGATGCACATTTTCACATTACTCAATAATctcactgaaattaatttaaaaactaaataaaaatagatgtacacacatttacttatgtaaatgaacagaattaatgatgggctgaaaatctgcagaattctgcgcacaCAGAATCCAAGTGGTCCTatgtataacacacacacacacacaaacacacacacacacacacacacacacacatacacacacacacacacacaaacacacacacacaaacacacacgcacacacaaacacacacacacacacaaacacacacacacacacacacaaacacacacacatacacacacacaaacacacacacacacacaaacacacacgcacacacacacacacacaaacacacacacacacacacacatacacacacacacacacacaaacacacacgcacacacaaacacacacacacacacacacacacacacaaacacacacacatacacacacacacacacacaaacacacacacaaacacacgcacacaaacacacacacatacacacacacacaaacacacacgcacaaacaaacacacacacacaccaacacacacacacacacacacacacaaacacacacacacacacacacacacacacacacacacaaacacaaatacacacacacacacacacacacacaaacacacacaaacataaacacacacacacacacacgcacacacaaacacacacacacacacacacacacacacacacacacacacacacacacaaacacacacgcacacacacacacacacacacacaaacacacacacacaaacacacacacacacacacacacacacacacacacacaaacacacacgcacacacacacacacacacacacaaacacacacgcacaaacaaacacacacacacacacaccaacacacacacacaaacacacacacacacacgcacacacaaacacacacacacacacaaacacacacacatacacacacacacacacacacacacacaaacacacacgcacacacacacacacacacacacacaaacacacacacacaaacacacacacatacacacacacacacacaaacacacacacgcacacacacacacacacacaaacacacacgcacaaacaaacacacacacacaccaacacacacacacacacacacacacacacacacacacacacacacacacacacacacacacacacacacacacacacagcttactGTACACACTGCAGCTCTCAGGGTTCCTCAAGCCTCATTTTACTTCTTAAAGCATTCAAAAAGCTGCACTGTGATTGGCCGGATTGAAAACTCAAATCTTATTGGCTGATATGAACATCTGTTTCAAAAGCACTTTCAAAAAAGGCAAATGCAGAATAAAGCAGTGTTCGCTGCGCTTTATTATTAACTACagcctcatttatttatattgtctTATAAAAATCCATTTTCTAAATTACCTgaaaattattgtaaaattattgtaaaaaaaattattgtaatgCTGAAATGAATGTGGtggtgcagtggcgcagtaggtagtgctgtcacctcacagcaagaaggtcgctggttcgagcctcggctgggtcagttggtgtttctgtgtgtttctgagtttgcatgttctccccgtgggtttcctccgggtgctccggtttccctcactgtccaaacacatgcggtacaggtgaattgggtgggctaaattgtccgtagtgtatgagtgtgtgtgtgcatgggtgtttcccagagatgggtagcggcaggaagggcatctgctgcgtaaaacatgtactAGATaaattgttggttcattccgctgtggcgaccccagattattaaagggactaagctgaaaatgaatgaatgactgatgcgattattttaggtttgtttataattttaatcTTAGATTTGTTCggtgtgtttgttcatgtttaggTTTGTTTTTCATcatgtttatacatttttatttcagttttctttattttatcatttaattttctCGTTTTTGGTCAGAATGTCAGCAGACTTGTGCGCGTTTGTCAATTCTAGGGTTgtttttcatagttttaaaatATTCGTATTGTATTTTTAACCATTTGATAAAATCTAAGACTtgtcaattttgtttattcattcattaattttcttgtaggcttagtccctttattaatctggggtcgccacagtggaatgaaccgccaacttatccagcatatgtttgacacagcagatgcccttccagccgcaacccatccctgggaaacctctaaatactcattcacactcatacactgcggacaatttagcctacccaattcacctgcaccgcatgtgtttggactgtgggggaaaccggagcacccggaggaaacccatgtaagcgcagggagaacaagcaaactccacacagaaacgccaactgacatagccaagactcgaaccagcgaccttttagctgtgaggccacagcactacctaccgcgccactgcgtcgcccttccactttttatttccatttttttttacttactacGTTTGTTGTGCATTTGTAAATTAGTTGTAGTGTACTCCCTTATTTCTTCATTTGAGTTTGAGTTATTTGAATTATTCTAGTGCATCCAGTTAATCCAGAACTCTTGCCTTTGCAACATGCTGACGTACATCTCTAACACTTCAATTTCAGCTCATATttatttcacacacaaacatccagACATGTCCAAACATGTTTATTATTTCAGCGTTGCATCTGTGAATTATACTTTGTACAAAATGCATATTCATGGTGTTTCTGCGAATATTAATGAGTACATCAGTTGCTTGCAGATAGGAATCTTCTTTGTGGCAGTGAATCAGACCGATATATGTGGCATAATTCAGAGATGATTTTATGATTGTGCCAGCATGAATCGTGaacattagctgtgtttccatcaacaTATGAGAAATAGATGCACAAAACTGTGATTAAAATAATATGCCATAATCCAAAATGAGCTTACAAATCAATGGATGgaaacatacagctgaagtcagagttattcgcCCTCCTCTATATTTccccccaattcctgtttaacagaaataagacttcttcaacacataatagtttcaataactcatctctaatcgctggtttattttctctttgccatgatgacagcacataatattagactagatattcttcaggacaccagtattcagcttaaagtcacatttgaaggcttcactagggtcaagagcaatgactgtaaaaaatatggacgacgcgacagccctttttcccattgaacgccttgagggcaaaacgcctgcttgacgggcacaaactgtcgcaaaagactgctgaaattggagccggaca contains:
- the slc24a5 gene encoding sodium/potassium/calcium exchanger 5 precursor, which translates into the protein MRTDVFLQRRKRRDVLLSIIALLLLIFAIVHLVFCAGLSFQGSSSARVRRDLENASECVQPQSSEFPEGFFTVQERKDGGILIYFMIIFYMLLSVSIVCDEYFLPSLEVISERLGLSQDVAGATFMAAGSSAPELVTAFLGVFVTKGDIGVSTIMGSAVYNLLCICAACGLLSSAVGRLSCWPLFRDCVAYSISVAAVIAIISDNRVYWYDGACLLLVYGVYVAVLCFDLKISEYVMQRFSPCCWCLKPRDRDSGEQQPLVGWSDDSSLRVQRRSRNDSGIFQDDSGYSHLSLSLHGLNEISDEHKSVFSMPDHDLKRILWVLSLPVSTLLFVSVPDCRRPFWKNFYMLTFLMSAVWISAFTYVLVWMVTIVGETLGIPDTVMGMTLLAAGTSIPDTVASVMVAREGKSDMAMSNIVGSNVFDMLCLGLPWFIQTVFVDVGSPVDVNSSGLVFMSCTLLLSIIFLFLAVHINGWKLDWKLGLVCLACYILFATLSILYELGIIGNNPIRSCSD